The Phycisphaerales bacterium genome includes a region encoding these proteins:
- a CDS encoding Na+:solute symporter — protein MQLTTLDWIVIAASLLLAFTPALFLARRAARGTVDFFASGRAAPWWLVGTSMVATTFSTDTPNLVTDIVRRDGVAGNWVWWAFLLTGMLTVFFYARLWRRSGVLTDLEFYEQRYSGPSAKFVRGFRAVYLGLFFNCCIMATVTLAAVKIANIMLGWERDQTLLFCAVVCIMFSAVSGLWGVMATDLIQFCIAMFGVLAAAFFALQHPAVGGLSGLLAQIEPARLSLLPDFGNPQLVLAVLVIPLTVQWWSVWYPGSEPGGGSYVAQRMLAAKDERHALAATLWFNIAHYALRPWPWIIVALCSLLVFPELDDIQRAFPRLDARLLGHDIAYPAMLTLLPAGVLGLLIASLLSAYISTMSTHLNWGASYLVHDLYRRFAVRDRSERHYVWVSRGVTAGLMIAVCGLVPWLDTAKDAFDLLLTLGAGTGLLYLLRWFWWRINAWSEIAAMVSSFAIAAGVFTLNRALLAGHDLGAWHQQLLAAGVLQADPSGGAMVASTASLLVTVFATTGVWVAVTLLTRPAAEATLVAFYRRVRPAGPGWRKIRLLAGVGPAPDSVPQALLGWVLGCLFVYAALFGTGSFLYGHLLTGTICAAVCVLSGWQVARIVNGIWRA, from the coding sequence ATGCAGCTCACGACGCTCGACTGGATCGTCATCGCCGCCAGTCTCCTCCTCGCGTTCACGCCGGCGCTGTTCCTCGCCCGCCGCGCCGCGCGTGGCACCGTCGACTTTTTCGCCTCCGGCCGGGCGGCGCCCTGGTGGCTCGTCGGCACCTCCATGGTCGCCACGACTTTCAGTACCGATACGCCCAACCTCGTGACCGACATCGTCCGCCGCGATGGCGTGGCCGGAAATTGGGTCTGGTGGGCCTTCCTCCTCACCGGCATGCTTACAGTCTTTTTTTACGCCCGCCTCTGGCGCCGCTCCGGCGTGCTGACCGACCTTGAATTCTACGAGCAGCGCTATTCCGGGCCCTCCGCGAAGTTCGTGCGCGGCTTCCGCGCCGTCTACCTGGGCTTGTTCTTCAACTGCTGCATCATGGCCACCGTCACCCTCGCCGCAGTCAAGATCGCCAACATCATGCTCGGCTGGGAACGCGATCAGACACTGCTGTTCTGTGCCGTGGTCTGCATCATGTTTTCCGCCGTTTCCGGTTTGTGGGGGGTCATGGCCACCGACCTGATCCAATTCTGCATTGCCATGTTCGGCGTGCTCGCGGCGGCCTTCTTCGCCCTCCAGCATCCCGCCGTGGGCGGGCTGTCGGGTCTCCTGGCGCAGATCGAGCCGGCGCGGCTCAGTCTCCTGCCTGACTTCGGCAACCCCCAGCTCGTGCTGGCGGTGCTGGTGATCCCGCTCACCGTCCAGTGGTGGTCGGTCTGGTATCCGGGCTCCGAACCCGGCGGCGGCAGCTACGTCGCTCAGCGGATGCTCGCCGCGAAGGACGAGCGCCACGCCCTCGCCGCCACGCTCTGGTTCAATATCGCGCACTACGCCCTGCGACCGTGGCCCTGGATCATCGTCGCGCTGTGTTCCCTGCTGGTCTTTCCCGAGCTGGACGACATCCAGCGCGCGTTTCCACGGCTCGACGCCCGGCTGCTTGGGCACGACATCGCGTATCCCGCCATGCTGACGCTTCTGCCGGCCGGCGTGCTGGGACTGCTGATCGCCTCCTTGCTGTCGGCGTACATCTCAACCATGTCGACGCACCTGAACTGGGGTGCTTCTTACCTCGTGCATGACCTCTACCGGCGCTTCGCCGTGCGCGACCGCAGCGAGCGGCATTACGTCTGGGTATCACGCGGTGTCACGGCGGGACTGATGATCGCGGTCTGCGGGCTGGTCCCTTGGCTGGATACGGCCAAGGACGCGTTTGATCTATTGCTGACACTCGGGGCCGGCACCGGCCTGCTCTACCTGCTGCGCTGGTTCTGGTGGCGCATCAACGCGTGGAGCGAGATCGCCGCGATGGTCAGCTCTTTCGCGATCGCGGCGGGGGTCTTCACGCTGAATCGTGCGCTGCTGGCGGGGCACGACCTGGGCGCGTGGCACCAGCAACTGCTGGCGGCGGGGGTGCTGCAAGCGGACCCGTCGGGCGGAGCGATGGTGGCGAGCACGGCCAGTCTGCTCGTGACGGTGTTCGCGACCACGGGGGTGTGGGTGGCGGTCACCCTCCTGACGCGCCCCGCTGCCGAGGCGACGCTGGTGGCGTTCTACCGGCGCGTGCGGCCGGCGGGGCCGGGTTGGCGGAAGATTCGGTTGCTGGCGGGGGTGGGGCCCGCACCGGACAGTGTGCCACAGGCGCTGCTCGGGTGGGTGCTGGGGTGCCTCTTCGTCTATGCAGCACTATTTGGCACCGGGAGTTTCCTGTACGGCCACTTGCTCACCGGCACGATCTGCGCGGCGGTATGTGTGTTAAGCGGGTGGCAGGTTGCGCGGATCGTAAACGGCATCTGGCGGGCGTAG